ATGCCCCGTCGCATTTTATCTTGGATATGATGAATTACCGCATCTGGATGACGCGTAATAATTGTGACCTGCATTTTCTTTTGCTTGGTAAAAACTGCATCGGTCACTTTGCCACTAACAAAAATAGCAATAGCGCTATATAAAGCATATTGCCATCCAAATAATAATCCAGCAGCAAACATAATTAAAATATTAAAAATAATGGAAATTGATCCCACGGTTTTACCAGTCTTCTTTTGGATCGCAATACTGACAAAATCTAACCCCCCAGAAGACAAGCCACTTCTTAGTGCATAACCAATCCCCGCTCCCATGACGGCACCACCAAAAATAGCGCAGACAATGGGGTCTGTCGTTAAAACTTCTTCGGGCATAATTTGCATAAATAATGAAGTTAATACAACGGTAATTCCTGTAAATATTGTAAATTTATGGCCTACCTTATACCAACCAACTAAAAATAACGGCAGATTCAAAATCAATAAATTTGCGGAGACCGGCAGATGAAAACCTAACAAATCTTTTGACAGTGTTGTAATGATTTGAGCTACCCCAGTAATCCCACTAGAATAAATCTTTCCAGGTTGATAAAAAAAGTTCACTGCAATTGAGGCTAGAATTGCGTAAACGACCGAAAACGAAAACTTTTGCAAATAGTCAGTAAAGTTGACTTTTTGCGCAATATTTTTCATGATAAAAAAGCTCCTTATGCCTTTAACTAAGAGGCTAGCCAAATCAATGTCCAACACAATAATTTAACTTTCTTCTCGCTGTGTACATTATACGAAGTCTAGCCAAAAAAGAAAAGGACAACCCACCAAAGTGAGCGTCCTTTTAAGATTCTTTTAGTCTTCTTCTGTAGCAGTCACATCAATATTTAATTCAAATAGTTGCAATGGTGAAACTGTACTTGGTGCTTGCGTCATCGGATCAGCTGCTTTTCCGTTTTTTGGAAACGCAATCACTTCACGGATATTATCTTCTCCAGCAAGTAACATGACAAAACGATCTAAGCCCAACGCTATTCCGCCTAGTGGTGGGAAACCATAATCCAGAGCATCTAATAAGAACCCAAATTGTTCTTGCATTTCTACCCGGCCAAAACCTAATGCAGCAAACATTTTTTCTTGCAATTCTCTTTCATGAATCCGCAAAGAACCGCCGCCTAATTCATATCCATTTAAAACAATGTCATACGCTTGGGCGTATACTTTCGTAGGATCAGTTGCCAAATATTGGATGTCTTCTTCTTTTGGTAAAGTAAATGGATGATGGGCAGAGACATAACGTCCTTCTTCTTCGCTATATTCAAATTGAGGCCAATCTGTAATCCATAAGAAATTGAATTTACTTTCATCAATTAAGCCCAATTCTTTACCCATTTTGTTTCGAATTGCACCCAAAGCTGCTGTGACTACGTTAAATTGATCAGCACCAAACATAAGCAAGTCACCAACTTGTGCATCAGTTGCGGCAATAATAGCTGCTTCTTTTTCCGTTAAGAATTTAGCAATCGGTCCTTTTAAGCCATCTTCTTCAACTTTTACCCATGCTAAACCTTTGGCACCAAATTGACTAACATAGTGTGCGTAGTTATCCATATCTTTACGAGAATATTTGCTTGCTGCGCCTTTGGCATTTAGAGCTTTTACCACCCCGCCTGAAGTTAGTGCCATCTGGAAAACTTTGAAATCAACATCTTTTACCACATCTCCCAGATCAATTAATTCCATTTCAAAACGAGTATCCGGTTTATCACTACCATAACGATTCATTGCATCATCATACGTCATGCGTGGGAAAGGTAACGTTACATCAATTCCTTTAACTTCTTTCATTACACGCGCAATCATACCTTCTGTTAAATCTTGAATTTCCTCAACTGTTAGAAAACTCATTTCCATATCTACTTGGGTAAATTCAGGTTGTCTATCGCCCCGCAAATCTTCATCCCGGAAGCAACGGGCAATTTGATAATAGCGGTCAAAACCTGCATTCATCAACAATTGTTTAAACAATTGTGGTGATTGTGGTAATGCATAAAAATGCCCTGGGTGTACCCGTGAAGGAACTAAATAATCGCGTGCGCCTTCTGGTGTTGATTTACCCAAATAAGGTGTTTCAATATCTAAGAAGCCATTTTCATCTAGATAATGACGAATAGCTTGCGTTGTTTTATGACGCATTATAATGTTTTGTG
The genomic region above belongs to Enterococcus saigonensis and contains:
- the aspS gene encoding aspartate--tRNA ligase codes for the protein MAKRTVYCGLVSKAELEHTVTLKGWVQKRRDLGGVIFIDLRDREGIVQVVFNPELSKQAWEIADKCRSEYVIEVTGKVILRDNAAINPKMKTGEFEVIASEITVLNKAKTPPFAIEDEQEISDEIRMKNRSIDLRRPKMTQNIIMRHKTTQAIRHYLDENGFLDIETPYLGKSTPEGARDYLVPSRVHPGHFYALPQSPQLFKQLLMNAGFDRYYQIARCFRDEDLRGDRQPEFTQVDMEMSFLTVEEIQDLTEGMIARVMKEVKGIDVTLPFPRMTYDDAMNRYGSDKPDTRFEMELIDLGDVVKDVDFKVFQMALTSGGVVKALNAKGAASKYSRKDMDNYAHYVSQFGAKGLAWVKVEEDGLKGPIAKFLTEKEAAIIAATDAQVGDLLMFGADQFNVVTAALGAIRNKMGKELGLIDESKFNFLWITDWPQFEYSEEEGRYVSAHHPFTLPKEEDIQYLATDPTKVYAQAYDIVLNGYELGGGSLRIHERELQEKMFAALGFGRVEMQEQFGFLLDALDYGFPPLGGIALGLDRFVMLLAGEDNIREVIAFPKNGKAADPMTQAPSTVSPLQLFELNIDVTATEED
- a CDS encoding YitT family protein — protein: MKNIAQKVNFTDYLQKFSFSVVYAILASIAVNFFYQPGKIYSSGITGVAQIITTLSKDLLGFHLPVSANLLILNLPLFLVGWYKVGHKFTIFTGITVVLTSLFMQIMPEEVLTTDPIVCAIFGGAVMGAGIGYALRSGLSSGGLDFVSIAIQKKTGKTVGSISIIFNILIMFAAGLLFGWQYALYSAIAIFVSGKVTDAVFTKQKKMQVTIITRHPDAVIHHIQDKMRRGITIINEAEGAYKHDKQTVLLTVCTRFELPLLRQAMRESDPRAFVSIAENVQILGRFYEEEL